One region of Macadamia integrifolia cultivar HAES 741 chromosome 11, SCU_Mint_v3, whole genome shotgun sequence genomic DNA includes:
- the LOC122092735 gene encoding transcription factor MYB86-like, which yields MGHHCCSKQKVKRGLWSPEEDEKLVKYITTHGHGCWSSVPKQAGLQRCGKSCRLRWINYLRPELKRGSFSEEEERIIIDVHRILGNRWAQIAKHLPGRTDNEVKNFWNSCIKKKLMAQGLDPKTHNLIPSHQITNRNNNASNNIHIYQEPTSIFSVNSHIRDGSMNTSPLVINLPPPPTSFSYGTASTQIHTPLIHETMTIPPSYEYQNPNLAWTVKGQNSQVSFDFASHRSSIEIESTPITSSPIIPSGVGFLDENLVWGTCGVEPFEAPRQEEMQPPVLHQEKKAQQDVYEADFDETNEVKGGGHPDMHTGSSFNSNFDLDFMDSTMMSCGMYCNVSSMDQLAWDF from the exons ATGGGTCATCACTGCTGTAGCAAACAGAAAGTAAAGAGAGGGCTATGGTCTccggaagaagatgagaaactCGTCAAATACATCACCACGCATGGCCATGGATGTTGGAGTTCTGTTCCAAAACAAGCAG GGCTACAAAGGTGTGGAAAGAGTTGCAGACTAAGATGGATTAACTACCTGAGACCAGAACTGAAGAGGGGCTCTttttctgaagaagaagaaagaatcatCATTGATGTTCATAGAATTCTAGGCAACAG ATGGGCCCAGATAGCTAAGCATCTACCAGGAAGAACAGATAATGAGGTGAAGAACTTCTGGAACTCATGCATTAAGAAAAAGCTGATGGCACAAGGGTTGGACCCAAAAACTCACAATCTCATCCCCTCTCATCAGATTACTAACAGAAATAACAATGCAAGCAATAATATTCATATCTACCAAGAACCCACTTCAATTTTCTCTGTAAATTCGCATATAAGAGATGGATCAATGAACACAAGTCCACTTGTTATCAATTTGCCTCCTCCTCCTACATCTTTTTCATATGGTACTGCTTCTACTCAAATTCATACTCCATTAATCCATGAAACCATGACAATTCCTCCCTCCTATGAataccaaaaccctaatcttgCTTGGACTGTTAAAGGCCAAAACTCCCAGGTTTCCTTTGATTTTGCTAGTCACCGATCTTCTATTGAGATTGAGAGCACACCCATCACCTCATCTCCGATAATTCCATCTGGGGTTGGGTTTTTAGATGAGAATCTCGTGTGGGGTACTTGTGGTGTTGAACCCTTTGAGGCTCCAAGGCAGGAAGAGATGCAACCACCAGTACTACATCAAGAAAAGAAAGCCCAGCAGGATGTATATGAAGCTGATTTCGATGAAACCAATGAAGTGAAGGGTGGTGGTCATCCGGACATGCATACTGGTTCTTCGTTTAACTCAAACTTCGATCTCGATTTTATGGACTCAACAATGATGTCTTGTGGTATGTATTGCAATGTGAGTTCTATGGATCAGCTTGCTTGGGATTTTTAA